GTATTTATTGTTTAAGGATATTAACTACTAGAAAGCCACTCAAGCGCTATGGCTACAGTTGCGGAGAAGAACTTGCAAAAAGAATCGATATTGTTTGTAGTAGCGCATACATTATAAAAAGGAGAGCTATAGTCACTCACAGCTTTAAAGGTCTTGTGATTACGAGGTCTAAGTCTGAAGATCTTACAAATTTAGAAGTAGCTAACGGAGTTAGCCCTACTGAGTTGTCAAGATTATATTACGAACTTGTAAACTTAGATTTTTACAGCTGACTAGGGATCAAGTAACTGTGAGCGAATCAATACTACTATTACCTGTAAATCCTGCTATAGTGGAGGAAAAGGAACTGAGAATAACAGAGAGCGAGCTGAAGGTTATTGGAGTAGTTTACTTAAACTCAGCGGATAAACTCACCTAAAAAGCCGGTCAAAAAGGACTTCGTCGCTGAGTTTACTCTCCTATAATTTGAACTTCTATTCTTCGCTCTCTTGCACGAACATCAAGCTCAATAAAAACAATCTGTTGCCATGTGCCTAAAGTCAATTTGCCGTTCTTTACAGGTATTGTTAGACTAGGCCCTATAAAAGAAGCTCTTACATGGCTATGCCCGTTATAATCGTGCCATGTCTCGTGATGCTTGTACTCTATATCTCTAGGAAAAAGTCTCTCGAGCGCTTTAGGTAAGTCTTTAAGTAACCCTGGCTCGTATTCTAAAGTAGTCAGAGCGCCTGTAGAGCCAGGCACGAAAAGCACGAGAATACCTTTTTTTAGTTTAGCTTTCTCTATAAGCGAGGAGACTTTTTCAGTTAAATCTATAATTTCAATCTCGCCTTTGGTTTTTATAACAATTTCGTCGCTTACAATCATTTTTTCTTTCGTCCCTTCTCCTCCCTTTCTTTCATTTTCTTTTCGAAATACAATCTAACCCTTTCTAATCTTTTAATTTTAGTCCTTAGATTGCTTGCTTTCAGCGCCAGCGCTTTTTTTCTACGTTCTATCTCCGCTTTTATAACTTTGCCTTTGTATTTATCCTCTAGCTTATCAGCTTTCTCCTCCAGCTTGCCAATTTTAACCTCTAACTTCTTAATAATTTTACCTATCTTTTCTATTTTTCCTATCATTTACTCCACAACTCCTTTCTACGAGCTTCGAGCATGTTTAATGCTACTCCTAAATACTCAGCGCACGATTTCACATTACCTTTAGCATACACTCTGCTTAAAAGCTCTTTGTACCTTAAATCCCTCAGTAAATGGTGGTCCAGAATTATTTCGCAGTTCAGCTCTTTTATTATTCTAAGTAAGTTTTCTATAGCTACTTCTAAATTCTTGTAGCTGAACTTCCAGCCCAAAAATAGCGTTGGTGGGCCATCGACATAAAGCAAATCCGGCTTTTCTTTAATTATATACTCACAGCATTGCTTGCTTACAGGGCCTTGCACATCAGAAGTGTACAGGAACTTAAATTTGTTATTCTCTTCTATGGAAGTCATCAACACAAAACCGAGTCTTGTCCTTTCTACGCCATGATAGAAAGGCTCTGAGAATTTTATTTTAAGATTTTTAAATTCAAACTCTTGCGAATCGCAATAAACGAGTTTGCATTTCTCAATTACTCGCTCTTCAAAATATTTGCCTCTCTCTTTCTGGCTAAGATTTATGTTTTCCAATCTATTTTTGGCGAATACCTTTTTGCCTTTGTAAAAATCGCTGTTTGGGTCGTGATGATCGTAATGATAATGTGAGATTATC
This genomic interval from Candidatus Thermoplasmatota archaeon contains the following:
- a CDS encoding secondary thiamine-phosphate synthase enzyme YjbQ, with product MIVSDEIVIKTKGEIEIIDLTEKVSSLIEKAKLKKGILVLFVPGSTGALTTLEYEPGLLKDLPKALERLFPRDIEYKHHETWHDYNGHSHVRASFIGPSLTIPVKNGKLTLGTWQQIVFIELDVRARERRIEVQIIGE
- a CDS encoding MBL fold metallo-hydrolase, which encodes MKVIPIAADSLGVRSMATYVETKELKIFIDPGAALGPSRYGLPPAKEEWQALDKAYQEIDRVAKLCDVLIISHYHYDHHDPNSDFYKGKKVFAKNRLENINLSQKERGKYFEERVIEKCKLVYCDSQEFEFKNLKIKFSEPFYHGVERTRLGFVLMTSIEENNKFKFLYTSDVQGPVSKQCCEYIIKEKPDLLYVDGPPTLFLGWKFSYKNLEVAIENLLRIIKELNCEIILDHHLLRDLRYKELLSRVYAKGNVKSCAEYLGVALNMLEARRKELWSK